The proteins below are encoded in one region of Helianthus annuus cultivar XRQ/B chromosome 2, HanXRQr2.0-SUNRISE, whole genome shotgun sequence:
- the LOC110878445 gene encoding transcription factor MTB1 produces MNLLNTGDDPIMLSDMLSTPISSPTFASVDDLLEIFGSSEPYNKYTFQQHLHDLIDNSRQPWTYAIFWQSSSIVDYSNKSVMVLGWGDGYYRGEFRKPKTTSSSVTSFAEQEHRKRVIRELDSMISGSELETDAIDEVTDTEWFFLISMTQSFFNGNGLPSQATLSNQPGWITGQKQVLASRCEHARQGLAFRLQKMVCIPFRRGVVELGSTELIFQSSGVMNQVRVLFDITNTQPDLAPIIADQTARGDTGLSKAKCNTTAISSSQQLVDKQSGNTMKEAAICKTTETSFPQEVVENQSGNYMKEAAKCKTTEILLPLEVVEKQFGKTMKEAAKNLDVSESTLKRKLRKLGIPEWQGPNFVKRKANDSSVCQSNTAKENNGAIQDPSIVNINNSLITIKAEYANDMIKFCLPNSQATFMIVQQEIGKKFKLIIGTYNLKYLDEDGDWICLTSDEEMIHCIESSTKLDRIVVRLRVVPSP; encoded by the exons ATGAATCTATTGAATACGGGCGACGACCCCATCATGTTATCTGATATGTTGTCAACTCCGATATCATCCCCCACTTTCGCTTCTGTAGATGATCTTCTCGAGATTTTCGGTTCATCAGAGCCATACAATAAATATACTTTTCAACAACACCTCCACGATTTGATTGACAACTCCAGACAACCGTGGACTTACGCTATTTTCTGGCAATCGTCCTCCATAGTGGATTACTCGAATAAGTCGGTCATGGTGTTAGGATGGGGTGATGGGTACTACCGAGGTGAGTTTAGAAAGCCGAAAACCACGTCTTCTTCGGTTACTTCTTTTGCTGAACAGGAGCACAGAAAGAGGGTGATTCGGGAGCTTGATTCGATGATATCCGGATCTGAGTTGGAAACCGATGCCATAGATGAAGTTACTGATACAGAATGGTTTTTTCTCATCTCGATGACTCAATCGTTTTTTAACGGTAATGGATTACCCAGCCAAGCGACCTTGAGTAATCAACCAGGTTGGATTACTGGACAGAAACAGGTGCTAGCGTCACGCTGCGAACATGCGCGGCAAGGTCTAGCTTTCAGGTTGCAAAAGATGGTTTGCATACCATTTAGAAGAGGAGTTGTTGAATTGGGTTCAACGGAGTTGATTTTTCAGAGTTCAGGTGTTATGAACCAGGTTAGAGTTCTGTTTGATATTACTAACACCCAGCCAGATCTAGCACCCATCATTGCGGATCAGACTGCCAGAGGCGATACTGGTCTTTCGAAAGCGAAATGCAACACAACTGCAATCTCATCATCTCAACAACTGGTTGACAAACAATCTGGAAATACCATGAAAGAAGCTGCGATATGCAAGACAACTGAGACCTCGTTCCCTCAAGAAGTCGTTGAGAATCAATCTGGAAATTACATGAAAGAAGCTGCGAAATGCAAGACAACTGAAATTTTGTTACCTCTAGAAGTCGTTGAGAAACAATTTGGAAAAACCATGAAAGAAGCTGCGAAAAACCTTGATG TTTCTGAATCTACACTGAAACGCAAGTTGAGAAAACTTGGCATCCCAGAGTGGCAAGGACCAAATTTTGTGAAGCGAAAAGCAAATGATTCGTCCGTTTGTCAAAGCAACACAGCTAAAGAAAATAATGGAGCAATTCAAGACCCGTCAATCGTTAACATAAACAACAGTCTCATAACCATAAAGGCAGAGTATGCAAACGATATGATCAAATTTTGTCTCCCAAACTCACAAGCAACTTTTATGATTGTGCAGCAAGAAATCGGCAAAAAGTTCAAGTTGATTATTGGGACGTATAATCTCAAGTACCTTGATGAAGATGGAGACTGGATATGCTTAACATCTGATGAGGAAATGATTCATTGCATTGAAAGTTCAACTAAATTAGATAGGATAGTAGTTCGACTACGTGTGGTACCATCTCCATAA